In a genomic window of Mycolicibacterium neoaurum VKM Ac-1815D:
- a CDS encoding MinD/ParA family ATP-binding protein, protein MHEFGQATRGATGCRHGSDHLGDAGRWSILEETSNEEIALTDRDDTSRGQAGDSAETGPIPTQRQVPPPWPPQARPAPPAASSHRPPYPPQSWPAQHAPPPAPPSSYAERIPVAELVPTSKPAPGRGWRRLVLRASFGLINLGPSPAEVREAELEARIRGVLRGHYKIGVLGKGGVGKTTVSASVGSVLAELRQDDRVVAIDADTAFGKLGSRVDPRAVGSYWELAADEHLETFADIRGRVGHNAAGLFVLAGEATPARRRVLDPAIYREATSRLDRHFSISIIDCSSTMDSPVTQEALRDLDALIVVSSPWVDGAAAAGQTMDWLAARGLTGLLQRTVVVLNDSDGHADKRTRTILAQQFAGQGQAVVEVPFDHQLRPGGVIAGTATMSAPTRRKFVEIAAALAAHFPTSDDRHRERF, encoded by the coding sequence ATGCACGAATTCGGGCAGGCCACGCGCGGTGCCACGGGCTGCCGCCACGGGTCGGATCACCTCGGCGATGCCGGGCGGTGGTCGATACTGGAGGAGACATCGAACGAGGAGATCGCCTTGACCGACCGCGATGACACATCGCGCGGACAGGCCGGTGACAGTGCGGAGACCGGCCCCATCCCCACGCAGCGTCAGGTTCCGCCGCCATGGCCGCCGCAGGCACGCCCCGCCCCGCCGGCGGCCAGTTCCCACCGGCCGCCCTACCCGCCGCAATCGTGGCCCGCGCAGCACGCTCCGCCGCCCGCCCCACCGAGCTCCTACGCCGAACGGATTCCGGTGGCAGAGCTGGTTCCGACCAGCAAGCCGGCGCCGGGACGCGGCTGGCGGCGGCTGGTCTTGCGCGCGTCGTTCGGACTGATCAACCTCGGGCCGTCACCGGCGGAGGTCCGCGAGGCCGAACTGGAGGCCAGGATCCGCGGTGTGCTGCGCGGGCACTACAAGATCGGCGTGCTGGGCAAGGGCGGCGTCGGTAAGACGACGGTGTCGGCCAGCGTGGGCTCGGTGCTGGCCGAACTGCGCCAGGACGACCGGGTGGTGGCCATCGACGCGGACACGGCGTTCGGCAAGCTCGGCAGTCGGGTGGATCCCCGGGCCGTCGGTTCCTACTGGGAGCTTGCTGCCGACGAACATCTGGAGACCTTCGCCGATATCCGCGGCCGAGTGGGCCACAATGCCGCGGGCCTCTTCGTCCTGGCCGGCGAGGCGACACCGGCAAGGCGACGGGTTCTCGATCCGGCGATCTATCGGGAGGCCACGTCCCGGCTGGACCGGCACTTCTCCATCTCGATCATCGACTGCAGTTCCACCATGGACAGTCCGGTGACCCAGGAGGCCCTTCGCGATCTGGACGCCCTGATCGTGGTGTCCTCGCCGTGGGTCGACGGCGCCGCGGCGGCGGGCCAGACGATGGATTGGCTGGCCGCGCGGGGGCTGACCGGACTGTTGCAGCGCACGGTGGTGGTGCTCAACGATTCCGACGGTCATGCCGACAAACGGACGCGCACCATCCTGGCCCAGCAGTTCGCCGGGCAGGGCCAAGCGGTGGTGGAGGTCCCCTTCGACCATCAGCTGCGTCCCGGTGGGGTCATCGCAGGCACCGCCACGATGTCCGCGCCGACTCGGCGCAAGTTCGTCGAGATCGCCGCCGCACTGGCCGCGCACTTTCCCACCAGCGACGATCGCCACCGCGAGCGTTTCTGA
- a CDS encoding alpha/beta hydrolase family protein — protein sequence MALRHVVRILVLLFSTIALAIPAAAQPVAPNWSGLDARLYAGPIPAAGNVIETVELAPELSLTGAGTAYRILYSTTDQHGAPAVSTAAVFVPHSPAPAGGYPVIAWAHGTVGLGDDCTPSALPRTPRDNEYLSHWLDQGYVVVASDYAGLGTPGLMSYLNSVTTAHGVIDSVVAAHKMPLSLSPKWAIVGQSQGGGAAVASARWATEFSAGSGLDYRGVVATGTPANIQKFVAQAGPDLQLPELGPVANAYTAYILAALREARPDLDVNSVLSPAGRQAAERAQTVCVHPLTDELAHLSPAAMFTKPLLSIPGIEDALNEFMGTPVTGYDRPIFLGVGLLDRDVPPASTLAFYDQLVANNQNVELKVYPEEDHSGTVLASLADSTPFLRNAFGI from the coding sequence ATGGCTCTTCGACATGTCGTGCGGATTCTCGTATTGCTTTTCTCGACAATCGCATTGGCCATACCCGCGGCAGCGCAGCCGGTCGCACCGAACTGGTCGGGCTTGGATGCCCGTTTATACGCAGGACCGATCCCCGCCGCGGGCAACGTGATCGAGACCGTCGAGCTGGCCCCCGAACTGTCCCTGACCGGCGCGGGAACCGCGTACCGGATTTTGTACTCCACCACCGATCAGCACGGCGCTCCCGCCGTGAGCACCGCGGCGGTGTTCGTCCCGCACAGCCCGGCCCCGGCGGGCGGCTACCCGGTGATCGCGTGGGCGCACGGCACCGTCGGGCTCGGTGACGACTGCACCCCGTCGGCGCTGCCACGCACGCCGCGCGACAACGAGTACCTATCGCACTGGTTGGACCAGGGTTACGTCGTGGTGGCCAGCGACTACGCCGGTCTCGGAACGCCCGGGTTGATGAGCTACCTCAACAGCGTGACCACCGCCCACGGCGTCATCGACTCGGTCGTCGCCGCGCACAAGATGCCGCTGTCACTCTCGCCCAAGTGGGCGATCGTCGGACAGTCCCAGGGTGGTGGCGCGGCGGTGGCCAGCGCCCGGTGGGCCACCGAGTTCAGTGCCGGTAGCGGGCTGGATTATCGGGGCGTCGTCGCCACCGGGACACCGGCCAACATCCAGAAGTTCGTGGCGCAGGCCGGCCCCGACCTGCAACTGCCCGAACTCGGCCCGGTCGCCAACGCGTACACCGCCTATATCCTCGCAGCCCTGCGCGAGGCGCGGCCCGACCTGGACGTCAACAGCGTGCTGTCGCCGGCCGGCCGTCAGGCGGCCGAGCGGGCGCAGACGGTATGTGTGCACCCGCTGACCGATGAATTGGCCCACCTGAGTCCCGCCGCCATGTTCACCAAGCCGCTGCTGAGCATTCCTGGCATCGAGGACGCGCTCAACGAGTTCATGGGAACCCCGGTCACCGGTTATGACCGGCCGATCTTCCTTGGCGTGGGTCTGCTCGATCGCGATGTGCCGCCGGCCTCGACGCTGGCGTTCTACGACCAGCTGGTGGCCAACAATCAGAACGTCGAGTTGAAGGTGTACCCCGAGGAGGACCACAGCGGAACGGTGCTGGCCTCGCTGGCGGATTCGACCCCGTTCCTGCGCAACGCTTTCGGGATCTGA
- a CDS encoding Fur family transcriptional regulator yields MLRGASLRVTRPRIAVLGAVHRHPHADTDTVIRAVRAELADVSHQTVYDSLNALTAAGLLRRIQPTGSVARYESRVGDNHHHVVCRSCGVIADVECAVGEAPCLTAADDHGFTIDEAEVIYWGLCPDCITAQELQPHVGSK; encoded by the coding sequence ATGCTGCGGGGCGCATCGCTTCGAGTGACGCGCCCGCGTATCGCGGTGCTAGGTGCGGTGCACCGGCATCCGCACGCCGACACCGATACGGTGATCCGGGCGGTGCGCGCCGAGCTCGCCGATGTCTCGCATCAGACCGTCTACGACTCGCTCAACGCGTTGACCGCAGCCGGCCTGCTGCGCCGCATCCAGCCCACGGGTTCGGTGGCGCGCTATGAGTCCAGAGTCGGCGACAACCACCACCACGTCGTGTGCCGCTCATGCGGTGTCATCGCCGACGTCGAGTGCGCCGTGGGTGAGGCTCCCTGTCTCACCGCGGCAGACGACCACGGGTTCACGATCGACGAGGCCGAGGTCATCTACTGGGGCCTGTGCCCCGATTGCATTACCGCACAAGAACTTCAGCCGCACGTCGGCTCGAAGTAA
- the katG gene encoding catalase/peroxidase HPI produces the protein MPETSPPIGEAQTEPTEAKCPMVIKPPVEGGSNRDWWPNAVNLKILQKDPEVINPHPGFDYREAVQNLDVAALTADVDAVMTDSQDWWPADFGHYGPFFVRMTWHAAGTYRVADGRGGGGKGMQRFAPLNSWPDNVSLDKARRLLWPVKKKYGKQLSWSDLLVFAGNRALEKMGFTTAGFAFGRPDYWEPEEDVYWGAEHEWLGSQERYAGANGDRTKLENPLGASHMGLIYVNPEGPEGNPDPLAAATDIRETFGRMAMNDVETAALIVGGHTFGKTHGATEVENGPEPEAAPLESQGLGWANSGVGNETVSSGLEVTWTHTPTKWDNSFLEILYGNEWELVKSPAGAFQWQPKDGGWANSVPMAQGSGRTHPGMLTTDLTMRMDPGFEKITRRWLDHPEELAEEFAKAWFKLLHRDMGPVSRYLGPLVPQQTWLWQDVVPAGTPLSDADVAKLKTAIADSGLTVSQLVSTAWKAAASYRNSDMRGGANGGRIRLQPQIGWESNETDELTPVIAKLEEIQGSAGVDVSFADLVVLGGVVGLEKAIKAAGFDVAVPFTSGRGDATQEQTDVESFAYLEPKADGFRNYVGKGLPLPAEYQLIDKANLLGLSAPEMTVLIGGLRVLDTNFGGTKLGVFTENPGALTNDFFVNLLDMGTKWAPSPADDGTYVGTDRASGAEKFTASRVDLLFGSNSQLRAFAEVYAEDEAKQKFVEDFVAAWTKVANADLF, from the coding sequence GTGCCCGAGACAAGTCCCCCGATCGGTGAAGCGCAGACCGAACCCACAGAGGCGAAGTGCCCGATGGTCATCAAGCCGCCGGTCGAGGGTGGCAGCAACCGTGACTGGTGGCCGAACGCGGTCAACCTGAAGATCCTGCAGAAGGATCCCGAGGTCATCAACCCGCATCCCGGATTCGATTACCGCGAGGCCGTGCAGAACCTGGACGTCGCGGCGCTGACCGCCGATGTCGACGCCGTGATGACCGACTCGCAGGACTGGTGGCCCGCCGACTTCGGGCACTACGGTCCATTCTTCGTCCGGATGACCTGGCACGCCGCCGGCACCTACCGGGTCGCCGACGGACGCGGCGGCGGCGGTAAGGGCATGCAGCGGTTCGCCCCGCTCAACAGCTGGCCCGACAATGTCAGCCTGGACAAGGCGCGCCGGTTGCTGTGGCCGGTCAAGAAGAAGTACGGCAAGCAGCTGTCCTGGTCGGATCTGCTGGTGTTCGCCGGTAACCGGGCACTGGAGAAGATGGGCTTCACCACCGCGGGCTTCGCGTTCGGCAGGCCGGACTACTGGGAGCCCGAGGAGGACGTGTACTGGGGCGCCGAGCACGAGTGGCTGGGCAGTCAGGAGCGTTACGCGGGCGCCAACGGTGACCGCACCAAGCTGGAGAACCCGCTGGGTGCCAGCCACATGGGCCTGATCTACGTCAACCCCGAAGGGCCGGAAGGCAACCCGGATCCGCTCGCGGCGGCAACCGATATCCGTGAGACCTTCGGCCGGATGGCGATGAACGATGTGGAGACCGCGGCGCTGATCGTCGGTGGCCACACCTTCGGTAAGACCCACGGCGCCACCGAGGTCGAGAACGGCCCCGAGCCCGAGGCCGCACCGCTGGAGAGCCAGGGCCTCGGCTGGGCCAACTCCGGCGTCGGCAACGAGACCGTCAGCAGTGGTCTCGAGGTGACCTGGACGCACACCCCGACCAAGTGGGACAACAGCTTCCTGGAGATCCTGTACGGCAACGAATGGGAACTCGTGAAGAGCCCCGCCGGTGCCTTCCAGTGGCAGCCCAAGGACGGCGGTTGGGCCAACTCGGTGCCGATGGCCCAGGGCAGCGGCCGCACCCACCCGGGCATGCTGACCACCGACCTGACGATGCGGATGGATCCGGGCTTCGAGAAGATCACCCGGCGTTGGCTGGATCACCCCGAGGAGCTGGCCGAGGAATTCGCCAAGGCCTGGTTCAAGCTGCTGCACCGCGATATGGGGCCGGTGAGCCGCTACCTGGGGCCGCTGGTTCCCCAGCAGACGTGGTTGTGGCAGGACGTCGTACCGGCGGGTACCCCGCTCTCGGATGCCGACGTGGCGAAGCTCAAGACGGCGATCGCCGATTCGGGTCTGACTGTCTCCCAGCTCGTCTCGACGGCATGGAAGGCCGCGGCGTCCTACCGCAACAGCGATATGCGCGGTGGCGCCAACGGTGGCCGCATCCGGTTGCAGCCGCAGATCGGCTGGGAATCCAACGAAACCGACGAACTGACGCCGGTGATCGCCAAGCTCGAGGAGATCCAGGGCTCGGCCGGAGTCGATGTCTCCTTCGCCGACCTTGTGGTCCTCGGTGGCGTCGTGGGATTGGAGAAGGCCATCAAGGCGGCCGGCTTCGATGTCGCGGTGCCGTTCACCTCAGGTCGTGGCGATGCCACCCAGGAGCAGACCGACGTCGAGTCGTTCGCCTACCTGGAGCCCAAGGCCGACGGTTTCCGCAACTATGTGGGCAAGGGCCTGCCGCTGCCCGCGGAGTACCAGCTGATCGACAAGGCCAATCTGCTGGGTCTGTCGGCTCCCGAGATGACCGTCCTGATCGGCGGACTGCGGGTGCTGGACACCAACTTCGGTGGCACCAAGCTCGGTGTGTTCACCGAGAACCCGGGCGCGCTGACGAACGACTTCTTCGTCAACCTGCTCGACATGGGCACCAAGTGGGCGCCCTCGCCTGCCGATGACGGCACCTATGTCGGTACCGATCGTGCCAGCGGGGCCGAGAAGTTCACCGCCAGCCGGGTCGATCTGCTGTTCGGGTCGAACTCCCAGTTGCGGGCCTTCGCCGAGGTGTACGCCGAGGACGAGGCCAAGCAGAAGTTCGTCGAGGACTTCGTCGCCGCATGGACCAAGGTGGCCAATGCCGATCTGTTCTAG
- a CDS encoding WhiB family transcriptional regulator → MNALGLDGLPVGECTRDPERWTITADEDAKTICRMCPRRWACAREACELPRAEGLWAGIVIPEAGRGRTFALKQLRSLAERNGYPVRARRLFLESA, encoded by the coding sequence ATGAACGCACTGGGCCTGGACGGACTGCCGGTGGGCGAATGCACCCGCGATCCGGAACGCTGGACCATCACCGCCGACGAGGACGCCAAGACGATCTGCCGGATGTGCCCACGCCGGTGGGCGTGCGCGCGCGAGGCCTGTGAGCTTCCGCGCGCCGAAGGATTGTGGGCCGGAATCGTCATCCCCGAAGCAGGCCGCGGCCGCACGTTCGCGCTCAAGCAACTGCGCTCACTGGCCGAGCGCAACGGTTACCCGGTGCGGGCACGTCGACTCTTCCTCGAGTCGGCCTGA
- a CDS encoding pyridoxamine 5'-phosphate oxidase family protein: protein MGINQRSKIVMSDEEIAEFIDHSRTATMATVLPNGRPHLVAMWYAVLDGEIWFETKAKSQKAVNLRRDPTITVMIEDGHTYDTLRGVSIDGTAEIIDDPETNMRVGISVWERYTGPYSEDVKPFVEQMMNNRVCVRVVPGRIRSWDHRKLGMPAVPLGGSTAQYLG, encoded by the coding sequence ATGGGAATCAATCAGCGCTCCAAGATCGTGATGTCCGATGAGGAGATCGCCGAGTTCATCGATCACAGTCGCACCGCCACCATGGCCACGGTGTTGCCCAACGGCCGTCCGCATCTGGTGGCCATGTGGTACGCCGTCCTGGACGGGGAGATCTGGTTCGAGACCAAGGCCAAATCGCAGAAGGCGGTCAACCTGCGGCGCGACCCCACCATCACCGTGATGATCGAGGACGGTCACACCTACGACACCCTGCGCGGTGTGTCGATCGACGGGACCGCGGAGATCATCGACGACCCGGAGACCAACATGCGCGTGGGGATCAGCGTGTGGGAGCGCTACACCGGGCCGTACTCCGAGGACGTCAAACCGTTCGTCGAGCAGATGATGAACAACCGGGTATGTGTCCGGGTGGTGCCCGGGCGCATCCGCAGCTGGGATCACCGCAAGCTCGGCATGCCCGCAGTTCCGTTGGGCGGCAGCACCGCTCAGTACCTGGGTTAG
- a CDS encoding transporter substrate-binding domain-containing protein, whose protein sequence is MPSAPDQPTSPTARGRIPRLAAWLLVLAGAALLAAAPTVAEPIPDQEPEPRSTTVAVHTLEPFVMRTGNGDLTGFSIELWNDIAKRLGWSTEYVDVGSVGGQLSAVASGQADVAIGGISLTADRERTFDFSHPTLDAGLQIIVPVHDTRPSIPGLGGYLDLLLSRTMLIWLSAAIVVSVVPAHIYWLIERRSPEPVIARAYLPGIFQAFGWGIGSLVGKNATTATRTVTQALAILWGFAGIVFISFYSANLSASLTVAKLDAKIAGPADLYDKSVATVGGTTAAEYLRDMGIDATLTDTIEESYHLLREEGYDAVVFDAPTLRYYVAHRGEGVAVMAGPVFHDEDQGFVMGLDSPLRKPVNQMLFQMREDGTYNLIKKKWFGDDIATTAADPN, encoded by the coding sequence ATGCCGAGCGCACCAGACCAACCGACATCGCCAACCGCCCGGGGCCGGATACCACGTCTGGCCGCATGGCTGTTGGTACTGGCCGGCGCGGCGCTGTTGGCCGCCGCACCGACTGTCGCCGAACCGATCCCGGACCAGGAACCCGAACCGCGATCGACCACCGTCGCGGTGCACACTCTCGAGCCGTTCGTGATGCGGACCGGCAACGGGGACCTGACCGGGTTCAGCATCGAGCTGTGGAATGACATCGCCAAACGTCTCGGGTGGTCCACCGAGTACGTCGATGTCGGCAGCGTCGGGGGTCAACTGTCGGCGGTCGCGTCCGGACAGGCCGATGTCGCGATCGGCGGCATCTCGTTGACTGCGGATCGCGAGCGCACGTTCGACTTCTCCCATCCCACGCTGGATGCCGGCCTGCAGATCATCGTTCCGGTACACGACACCCGGCCCTCGATACCGGGCCTCGGGGGATATCTGGACCTGCTGCTGTCGCGCACCATGCTGATCTGGCTCAGTGCCGCGATCGTCGTCAGCGTCGTACCGGCACACATCTATTGGCTGATCGAGCGTCGCAGTCCCGAACCGGTGATCGCGCGGGCGTATCTGCCGGGAATCTTCCAGGCATTCGGTTGGGGTATCGGATCGCTGGTGGGCAAGAACGCGACGACGGCGACGCGCACCGTCACGCAGGCGTTGGCGATCCTGTGGGGGTTCGCCGGGATCGTCTTCATATCGTTCTACTCGGCGAACCTGAGTGCCAGCCTCACCGTCGCGAAACTGGACGCCAAGATCGCCGGACCTGCCGATCTCTACGACAAGTCCGTCGCGACCGTAGGCGGCACAACCGCCGCGGAGTATCTGCGGGACATGGGTATCGACGCCACCCTCACCGACACCATCGAGGAGTCGTATCACCTGTTGCGCGAGGAGGGTTATGACGCGGTCGTCTTCGACGCGCCGACGCTGCGCTACTACGTGGCCCACCGCGGTGAGGGTGTCGCGGTGATGGCAGGTCCCGTATTCCACGACGAGGATCAGGGTTTCGTGATGGGATTGGACAGTCCGCTGCGCAAGCCGGTCAACCAGATGCTGTTCCAGATGCGTGAGGACGGCACCTACAACCTCATCAAGAAGAAGTGGTTCGGCGACGACATCGCGACCACGGCGGCCGATCCCAACTGA
- a CDS encoding acyl-CoA thioesterase domain-containing protein: MPNSRPVAYFIAEGDRYTPTSIARGPWGQTISGNILGGLLGFVVDRDHSQPDFQPARLTVDLFRPAALAPLTVSTTTVRAGRRIIVIDATALQDGQPVARASVLYLRRGQAPRTDIWTHPVDMPVPPDPGGPGTGAPMQVIAYGAGTSSDLSAWAHRGPKHVWLRTNTALVDGQPMTPFAHAAIAGDVVSSLTHFGPDGLLYINADYTLTLSRLPEGPDIGLSALTHYADAGVATGTATLFDRAGPIGSGIATALVSPGFAPPPV, from the coding sequence GTGCCGAACTCCCGGCCCGTCGCCTATTTCATCGCCGAGGGTGACCGCTACACACCCACCAGCATCGCCCGCGGCCCCTGGGGCCAGACCATAAGCGGCAACATACTCGGTGGCCTGCTCGGTTTCGTGGTCGACCGCGACCACAGTCAGCCGGATTTCCAACCCGCACGGCTGACCGTCGACCTCTTCCGGCCGGCGGCGCTGGCCCCGCTCACCGTCAGCACGACCACCGTGCGGGCCGGGCGGCGGATCATCGTGATCGACGCGACCGCGCTGCAGGACGGTCAGCCGGTGGCCCGCGCCAGCGTGCTCTACCTACGCCGGGGGCAGGCACCGCGCACGGATATCTGGACCCACCCGGTCGACATGCCCGTCCCGCCGGATCCGGGCGGTCCGGGTACCGGCGCGCCCATGCAGGTGATCGCGTACGGCGCGGGCACCAGTTCCGATCTGAGCGCCTGGGCGCACCGCGGCCCGAAACACGTCTGGTTGCGCACCAACACCGCGCTGGTCGACGGTCAGCCCATGACACCGTTCGCCCACGCGGCGATCGCAGGCGATGTGGTCAGCTCACTGACGCACTTCGGTCCCGACGGCCTGCTCTACATCAATGCCGATTACACGTTGACACTCAGCCGGTTACCGGAAGGCCCCGATATCGGGCTCAGCGCGCTGACCCACTACGCGGACGCCGGGGTGGCCACCGGGACGGCGACGCTGTTCGACCGAGCGGGCCCGATCGGCAGCGGGATCGCCACCGCGCTGGTCAGCCCGGGGTTCGCGCCACCGCCGGTCTAA
- a CDS encoding pirin family protein yields MSNADPAPDEVACRPSSFAGVLQAREVPLGGPRAMTVRRTLPARERSMIGAWCFADHYGPQDIRTSAGMDVPPHPHTGLQTVSWLFDGEIEHRDSNGVHAAVRPGELNLMTAGAGICHSEVATPETTTLHGVQLWVALPDSDRHTARDFAHHVPEPRTIDGATVRVFLGELAGDRSPVHTFTPLLGAQVDIAPRASVSLAVDPSFEHGVLLDEGAVDVDQTALRRADLAYRSPGSDRLQIVNRGEQPARVMLLGGPPFGEALLMWWNFVGRSHDEIVAYRQAWQDRSDQFGEVVGYRGAVDRLPAPGMPGTRLKPRER; encoded by the coding sequence ATGAGCAATGCCGATCCCGCTCCCGACGAAGTGGCCTGCCGCCCTTCCTCATTCGCGGGCGTCCTGCAGGCTCGCGAAGTCCCTCTCGGCGGGCCGCGGGCCATGACGGTACGCCGCACCCTGCCCGCACGCGAACGCTCGATGATCGGCGCCTGGTGCTTCGCCGACCACTACGGACCCCAGGACATCCGAACCTCCGCCGGAATGGACGTACCCCCACATCCACATACCGGATTGCAGACCGTCAGTTGGCTTTTCGACGGTGAGATCGAGCATCGTGACAGCAACGGTGTGCACGCGGCGGTGCGGCCAGGAGAGCTCAATCTGATGACGGCCGGTGCCGGCATCTGCCATTCCGAGGTAGCCACACCCGAAACCACGACCCTGCACGGCGTCCAGCTGTGGGTCGCCCTGCCCGACAGCGACCGGCACACCGCACGGGACTTCGCCCACCACGTACCCGAACCACGCACGATCGATGGCGCGACGGTGCGGGTCTTTCTCGGCGAGCTCGCCGGCGACCGCTCGCCGGTGCACACCTTCACCCCACTGCTGGGTGCGCAGGTGGACATCGCGCCTCGGGCGTCGGTCAGCCTGGCCGTCGACCCGTCCTTCGAACACGGCGTGCTGCTCGACGAGGGCGCCGTCGACGTAGATCAGACCGCCCTGCGCCGAGCCGACCTGGCCTATCGGTCCCCCGGCAGCGATCGGCTGCAGATCGTCAATCGCGGCGAGCAGCCGGCCCGGGTGATGCTGCTCGGCGGGCCACCGTTCGGCGAGGCACTGCTGATGTGGTGGAACTTCGTCGGCCGCAGCCACGACGAGATCGTGGCCTATCGGCAGGCGTGGCAGGACCGATCCGATCAGTTCGGTGAGGTCGTCGGCTATCGCGGCGCCGTCGACCGACTGCCTGCGCCCGGTATGCCCGGCACTAGGCTCAAACCCCGTGAGCGCTGA
- a CDS encoding GNAT family N-acetyltransferase produces MSAEQQAAVVTPGDHRFTIALDGRQVGLIDFHDRDGVRVFTHTEIDPAFGGRGLGTQLVAETVAATRAAGLQIESHCSMVTAYLAKNP; encoded by the coding sequence GTGAGCGCTGAACAGCAGGCGGCCGTGGTGACCCCCGGTGACCACCGCTTCACCATCGCACTGGACGGGCGGCAGGTCGGTCTCATCGACTTCCACGATCGCGACGGGGTCCGGGTGTTCACCCACACCGAGATCGATCCCGCGTTCGGCGGCCGGGGCCTGGGCACCCAACTGGTCGCCGAGACCGTCGCGGCCACCCGCGCAGCGGGTTTACAGATCGAGTCCCACTGCTCGATGGTCACCGCGTACCTGGCCAAGAATCCCTAG
- a CDS encoding DUF808 domain-containing protein gives MSAGLFGLLDDVAALARLAAASVDDIGAAAGRATAKAAGVVIDDTAVTPQYVQGITADRELPMIKRIAIGSLRNKLVFILPAALLLSIFAPWALPYLLMAGATFLCFEGAEKVWGWISGGDGHAAPAAVAGEDVEKTMTSGAIRTDFILSAEIMVIALNEVAEQTFWLRLASLVIVAIVITAAVYGVVALIVKMDDAGLALAQRSSAFAQKMGRGLVAAMPKVLSTLSIVGTVAMLWVGGHILLAQSYEAGLRPPYELVHDAEHWTAHAVGVFEGGVAWLVNTGISAVVGLLIGAVVALIVHVLPLGKKKAAAH, from the coding sequence ATGAGCGCAGGCCTTTTCGGACTCCTCGACGACGTCGCCGCCCTGGCCCGCCTTGCCGCCGCATCGGTCGACGATATCGGTGCCGCCGCCGGGCGGGCCACGGCAAAGGCGGCGGGCGTCGTCATCGACGACACCGCGGTGACACCGCAGTACGTGCAGGGAATCACCGCCGACCGCGAGTTGCCGATGATCAAGCGCATCGCCATCGGGTCGCTGCGCAACAAGCTGGTGTTCATCCTGCCCGCCGCGCTGCTGCTCAGCATCTTCGCGCCGTGGGCACTTCCCTACCTGCTGATGGCCGGGGCGACGTTCCTGTGCTTCGAAGGCGCCGAGAAGGTGTGGGGCTGGATCTCCGGTGGTGACGGGCACGCCGCACCGGCGGCGGTGGCCGGTGAGGATGTCGAGAAGACGATGACGTCCGGGGCCATCCGCACCGACTTCATCCTGTCCGCCGAGATCATGGTCATCGCACTCAACGAGGTGGCCGAGCAGACGTTCTGGCTGCGGCTCGCCAGCCTGGTGATCGTGGCGATCGTGATCACCGCGGCGGTGTACGGCGTCGTTGCGCTGATCGTGAAGATGGACGACGCGGGATTGGCGCTGGCACAACGCAGCTCGGCTTTCGCGCAGAAGATGGGACGCGGGTTGGTCGCCGCGATGCCCAAGGTGCTCTCCACACTGTCCATCGTCGGGACGGTGGCCATGCTGTGGGTCGGCGGTCACATCCTGCTGGCGCAGAGCTACGAGGCCGGGTTGCGGCCGCCGTACGAGTTGGTCCACGACGCCGAACACTGGACCGCGCACGCCGTCGGCGTGTTCGAGGGCGGGGTGGCCTGGTTGGTCAACACCGGGATTTCGGCGGTGGTCGGGTTGCTGATCGGCGCCGTGGTCGCGCTGATCGTGCACGTGCTGCCGTTGGGCAAGAAGAAGGCCGCCGCGCACTAG